From the genome of Syntrophomonadaceae bacterium, one region includes:
- the whiA gene encoding DNA-binding protein WhiA, with translation MIPANRCCRKAELAALILTDGDIRLDSKSDADLSLATENAAVARKIIMLAKALFNLQSTILLQRNKRLKKKNQYVVNIGRQPGVIEALTELGLPGEGAMSKRLLKPPRKNCCRRSYLRGIFLGAGSLNRPEGGDYHLEISLPDEDFCRNLRQLLVKFGLNPKVNYRKNRFVIYLKNSEEIIDLLNITGAHAALLNFENARVIKELRNKVNRLVNCETANLEKTVNTGMRQLGNIKKIAQTIGLKSLPKGLREMAEVRLANPDASLKELGYMLSPIIGKSGVNHRLRRLEEIAQKTEEDESQMPQT, from the coding sequence ATGATCCCGGCCAACCGTTGTTGCCGCAAAGCGGAACTGGCAGCCCTGATCCTTACTGACGGGGATATTCGCCTTGATTCCAAGTCGGATGCAGATTTGTCCTTGGCAACGGAAAACGCCGCTGTAGCCCGCAAAATTATCATGCTGGCCAAAGCCCTGTTTAACCTCCAGTCTACCATTTTGCTGCAGCGCAATAAACGGCTGAAGAAAAAAAATCAATATGTCGTCAACATTGGCCGCCAGCCTGGGGTTATTGAGGCACTAACTGAATTGGGTTTGCCTGGGGAAGGTGCTATGAGCAAGAGACTCTTAAAACCTCCCCGGAAAAACTGCTGCCGCCGGTCCTACCTGCGGGGGATCTTCCTGGGTGCGGGATCGTTAAACCGGCCCGAGGGCGGCGACTATCATTTGGAGATAAGTCTGCCGGACGAGGATTTTTGCCGGAACCTGCGTCAGCTGCTGGTTAAGTTTGGCCTGAACCCGAAGGTCAACTACCGCAAAAATCGCTTTGTGATTTATTTAAAAAACAGCGAAGAAATTATAGATCTGCTCAATATTACCGGCGCCCATGCCGCCTTGCTTAATTTCGAAAACGCAAGGGTTATCAAAGAGTTGCGCAATAAAGTGAACCGGTTGGTTAACTGTGAAACGGCTAATTTGGAAAAAACGGTTAATACAGGTATGCGCCAGTTGGGGAACATCAAAAAGATTGCTCAGACCATTGGGCTGAAGAGCCTGCCTAAGGGACTGCGGGAAATGGCGGAGGTGCGCCTGGCTAACCCGGATGCCAGCCTGAAAGAACTGGGTTACATGCTTTCCCCGATCATCGGCAAGTCCGGGGTTAATCACAGGCTGCGCCGCCTGGAGGAGATTGCCCAAAAGACTGAGGAAGATGAGAGCCAAATGCCCCAGACCTGA